The following DNA comes from Triticum aestivum cultivar Chinese Spring chromosome 3D, IWGSC CS RefSeq v2.1, whole genome shotgun sequence.
cgtccgtcccgcaaggcttgacccctcgcgagggtcttgagtgtttgttggtgaagataggccgtacgggcccgctggtggagccacgccgtgggccgcaggcaggcaagtctggggacccccgttcccagaacgccgatagccgTGAAAACCGGTGTCAAGAAACCATGTGTGATACATTGGTCTAGCCTTTTGTAAAGTTATTTTTTTAACACAGACTTAGCCGACACATCATTTTGAGATTAACGTAGTCGTCACAGACGTTTTCATAGTCGATGGGAATGTCTCCTTCCACTAGACGCTCATCGCTAGAAggcctaaaataaatccaggaaaatgcgACCATAAAATGCCAAGTCTAGAATTTGAACCCAGATGGACCACCAATGCGGGCACAATGAACCTAACCATCCGAGCTACGCTAAATTCACTTTTGTAAAGCCGATTTATTTGGTTCATGGTTTGCATGTCTTTTAGATCATGGTTATGTGCATTTGAGGTTCATATCTTTCTTAGAAAAGCTGGTAAGAAAAATAGTTTCCAGGCGAATAAATCTCTTGAATCTCGAGTCTGGTTGGCAAAAAGGGTTACCCTCTTTAGTTCTCTGCCTTTGTTTTtttatgatgatgacgatgagggtAGTCGGTCCAATTGGTCGAAGAGACGGGCCAAGTGGAAATCGCAACGTGCCACGGAAATGGAATGGTCGGCCGAAAGCGAAGAGGCAAAACTCCAAACCACAGCGCACTGTCGAACCGCGTCATCGTCATCCATCCGTGCAACCTTCGTCAACCCCACcagcccccaccccaccccacccaggGCCCCCCTCCTCCCCGCTCCCTCTTATCCCAATCCGCGCGCCCCGCCGCGCCCATCCCTCATAAATCGCCGCGGTCGGTGGCTCGCTGGAATCCGATCCGATTCCGTTCCCATTCACACTCCAATTCCAGCCGGAGCGGAGCGGCCGGGCGCCATGGCGGCGGCACGTGGCGGCGGATCGGCGGCGAGGGTCGGCGACTGGGACGTCGAGCTGGGGCCCGGCTGGGACTGGCGCTCCATCCCGCAGCTGCTCTCCTCCGCCTGCATCTTCATCTGCTCCGGGTGGGCTCCCCTACCGTTCCCCCCTCCGCATCCGCGTAACTTCATTCAGATTCTAGTCTGCTGATCCGTCGTTGCCAGCGTCATCTTGCCTACTGTCGCGATTACTCTCTAGTGTTTACTCATGTAGTATCTCGAGTGGCATACCTTGTAGGCTACATGCAGTTATGTTATGGTGCTTGATCTTATCACCTATACTTGTGAAATTAAAGCCTCCTGTGGCTGCCTGGATTACTTCTTTCTCTTGCTGTGTCAGTGTGTGTGCCTGTTCAGTTGGTGAATAAATTTTATGCTAATCGTCGATATGTAAAAACTCCTTGCAAACAGAGCAGAGGCTGTTTTGGATGCTGTGAGAAGGCCGCAAAACATGTAGGCGATCTTTCCAAGAGCTTAATAGCCCATGCCCAGAATCCTACGGTGGCAGAGGAATTTTGGAGTACGACCACCATCGAGGTTGATCCGGCAGACCTACGAGCACCATACAACACATCCTCTTGGGACCTTGATCTGCATGGAGTCGGAAGCAGTCATAACCTGGGCGAATCTGCTAATCATGGTAATTCCTTTTTTGAACCAACATATGTGCTCAGCAGGCGTGTTTTCACC
Coding sequences within:
- the LOC123077629 gene encoding uncharacterized protein, producing MAAARGGGSAARVGDWDVELGPGWDWRSIPQLLSSACIFICSGGCFGCCEKAAKHVGDLSKSLIAHAQNPTVAEEFWSTTTIEVDPADLRAPYNTSSWDLDLHGVGSSHNLGESANHGFSLWQQTRDEWTENTRLRQEPVVKQIQEPVLSWNAAYESLLGSNKPFPQPIPLHEMVDFLVDIWEQEGLYD